The DNA segment GTATATCCTGTCCCTGCAAATGATTATAGTGCAATAATGATTCGAACCGGAGACCTTCTGACTGACAAATATCGTACAAGGATTCACCGGCCTGAACAATGTGCTTTTCACTGGCGCCCATTTTCCGCTTGCGCTGCAGGAACAATAGCTGGCCGGCAGTGAGCACATCTTCGCTGCGGAGGTCATTGAAGTCCATTAAGCGTCTTAATGAAACATCGTATTGCTGCGCTACAGCCAGTAATGCGGTACCGGCTTTGGCATAAACAACTTTGGTATTGTTGATGGTGAACTGACCTTCGGGCCAGGTAACCTTAGGGGTTTCTTTCACTTCTTCTTCCACGGCCTCAAACGGAGCAATGACAATGGGGCCGGTCAGCGTATTTTCGCCTGTAGCCGGCTTTTTGGGATTACCGGCCAGTATCTCATCCTGCGGCGCCAGTTTGCCCAGGGCAATTAATGAATACTGCTGCAGGTTATAATCTTCTATCAGCTTGATCAGTATCTGTGAATATTTGATGTTGGTAGCATAACCGGCTTTTTTCAGTCCATAGGCCCAGCCTTTATAGTCGGTAGGATCCAACTGAAACAGGAAGGCATAACGCTGGCTGTTTTTGAGGAAATTGGAATGGTCCATGTAGGAATCGGCGGCAGCAGTATAACTGCGGAAACATTCGCCGCGGGCATCATCATCATGGAACACTTTTTCGCCGGTCCAGGTACTTTTACACTTAATGCCAAAATGGTTATTGGACCTGAGCACGAGGTCCGATTTACCGGCCATGGTTTCATGAATACCCTGTGCCAGCTTAATGGAAGCGGGAACACCGGTACGCACCATTTCCTGTATAGCCAGTTCCTTATAAAGGTTGATATACCCGTAAATATCTTCGTTTTTCTGAGCCTTTACACACAGGGATGCCAATAATGGTAATACGATCAATAAACGTTTTAATGGCATTGACTTTATTTTTTTCGGATCAACAGTAAACCATCACGGATGGTGAGCAGTACCTGGTCTACGCGTTCGTCCTGCTGCACCCGTTCATTAAATGCCTGGATGGCGATTGCGTTCTTACCGGTGACGGGCTGTTCGAGCACCTGTCCGTGAAATAATACATTATCAGCCAATATAACCCCTCCTT comes from the Paraflavitalea devenefica genome and includes:
- a CDS encoding glucosaminidase domain-containing protein, with product MPLKRLLIVLPLLASLCVKAQKNEDIYGYINLYKELAIQEMVRTGVPASIKLAQGIHETMAGKSDLVLRSNNHFGIKCKSTWTGEKVFHDDDARGECFRSYTAAADSYMDHSNFLKNSQRYAFLFQLDPTDYKGWAYGLKKAGYATNIKYSQILIKLIEDYNLQQYSLIALGKLAPQDEILAGNPKKPATGENTLTGPIVIAPFEAVEEEVKETPKVTWPEGQFTINNTKVVYAKAGTALLAVAQQYDVSLRRLMDFNDLRSEDVLTAGQLLFLQRKRKMGASEKHIVQAGESLYDICQSEGLRFESLLHYNHLQGQDIPATGEALYLQEKAPARPRLASEVAPQAQTQVQSPAPRTTDMASAAYITHTVQTKETLYSIARKYSITVEQLKEWNKMAGYELKIGQELIIYKN